The Thermoflavifilum sp. genome contains a region encoding:
- a CDS encoding biopolymer transporter ExbD, producing MDLRKRRREEAKVESSALNDILFIFLLFFLIVSTLANPNVIKLSLPRAESNTKAKQTVVVSIDAQQRYYVGTTQVPFDQLMQVLAPRLASEQVDATIVINADKTVPIDDVVKVMEIARQLHAKVVLATAHPDAGTAHP from the coding sequence ATGGACTTGCGGAAAAGAAGACGGGAAGAGGCTAAGGTGGAGAGTTCCGCCCTGAACGATATTCTGTTTATCTTCCTGCTTTTCTTTTTGATCGTATCCACACTGGCCAACCCCAACGTCATCAAACTTTCCTTGCCCCGTGCCGAAAGCAATACCAAAGCCAAACAAACCGTGGTGGTCAGTATAGATGCCCAACAGCGCTATTACGTAGGAACCACGCAGGTCCCTTTCGATCAATTGATGCAGGTACTGGCTCCCAGGCTGGCCAGCGAGCAGGTAGATGCTACCATTGTGATTAATGCTGATAAAACGGTGCCGATTGACGATGTGGTGAAGGTCATGGAAATAGCCAGGCAGTTGCATGCTAAAGTGGTGCTGGCCACCGCCCATCCCGATGCAGGCACAGCACATCCATAA
- a CDS encoding MotA/TolQ/ExbB proton channel family protein: MTGILLQMQATDSLLRVADSINRLANTPPAAQSISLFDLLKKGGVLMIPLGILSLIAIFFFIERFIAIRRAGRIENNFMNMIRDHIMNGNVTAARTLARNTDNPAARMIEKGIQRIGKPIDNIERSMENVGKLEIYKLEKNMIILSMVAAVAPMFGFLGTIAGMIQTFFNISVTSDITLGTIAGGIYVKMITSATGLIIGIFAYMGYSYLNAQIDKVINKMEAAAAEFIDILQEPTR; the protein is encoded by the coding sequence ATGACAGGTATCTTGCTTCAAATGCAGGCCACGGATTCGTTGCTTCGGGTTGCAGATTCCATTAACCGATTGGCTAACACGCCGCCGGCGGCTCAATCCATCAGCTTATTTGATTTATTGAAAAAAGGCGGTGTATTGATGATTCCGCTGGGCATTCTTTCCCTGATCGCCATATTTTTCTTTATTGAACGATTTATTGCCATTCGCAGGGCGGGCCGTATTGAAAATAATTTTATGAACATGATTCGCGATCATATCATGAATGGTAACGTAACCGCCGCCCGCACGCTGGCCAGGAATACCGACAATCCGGCCGCCCGCATGATTGAAAAAGGTATTCAGCGTATCGGTAAACCCATTGATAATATTGAACGCTCCATGGAAAATGTAGGGAAGCTGGAAATTTATAAACTCGAAAAAAATATGATTATCCTCTCCATGGTAGCAGCTGTAGCCCCTATGTTTGGTTTTCTGGGTACCATAGCGGGTATGATTCAAACCTTTTTCAATATTTCAGTTACTTCTGATATTACTTTGGGAACCATTGCCGGAGGTATTTATGTAAAAATGATTACGTCGGCTACGGGATTAATTATTGGTATTTTCGCCTATATGGGATACAGTTATTTAAATGCGCAGATCGACAAGGTGATTAACAAGATGGAAGCGGCAGCGGCAGAATTTATTGATATTTTACAGGAACCAACACGTTAA
- a CDS encoding 5'(3')-deoxyribonucleotidase: protein MKKMTLIVDMDEVIADPITKLRAWYARDFGKQLTDEEIAGKHLADVVPPEHAAVLYAYLNTPGFFRDLSVMEGAVDVIKCLNEKYDLYVVSAAMEFPHSLKDKFDWLKEHFPFIRWQQICLCGSKYIVHADIMIDDHSRNFHAGIQRKILFTSHHNLFEPADERVDNWEQIARKLL from the coding sequence ATGAAGAAAATGACGCTGATCGTAGATATGGATGAAGTGATTGCCGATCCCATCACCAAACTTAGAGCCTGGTATGCGCGGGATTTTGGTAAACAGTTGACCGATGAGGAAATAGCCGGTAAGCATCTGGCCGATGTGGTTCCGCCCGAGCATGCTGCTGTGCTGTATGCCTATTTAAATACGCCCGGATTTTTCAGGGATCTTTCCGTGATGGAAGGTGCGGTGGATGTCATCAAATGCCTGAATGAAAAATACGATTTATATGTCGTCTCAGCAGCCATGGAATTTCCCCATTCTTTAAAAGATAAATTTGACTGGCTAAAGGAACATTTTCCTTTTATCCGATGGCAACAGATTTGCCTTTGCGGCAGCAAGTATATTGTACATGCGGATATCATGATCGACGATCACAGCCGAAATTTTCATGCGGGTATCCAGCGAAAAATACTATTTACCAGTCACCATAACCTCTTTGAGCCCGCCGATGAACGCGTGGATAATTGGGAGCAGATTGCCCGGAAGTTACTTTGA
- a CDS encoding MFS transporter, whose translation MEQSVKATAQAQLDSTDGILSQAALSRLRWLMAIGCGASVANIYYCQPLLGAFSRYFRVSEAAAGNINIFTQVGYGLGMLFILPLGDKISRRSLILALFLLAACVLGITGLSTSLWVLDLCSMGIGLCSVSCHVLIPYGAHLSPDAQRGKMIGSLLSGLLVGILVSRTLSGWVAQYLGWRWVYEIAALLMLIFYLLLWLTLPDEQPAFQGSYTRLLVSVWELWKQQPVVRQSAWIGAMLFGAISAFWATMAFFLEAPPYHLPLSWIGMFGLVGAGGAMAAPLVGRITDRRSPLLTIRVGILLVLGGYLTLFFAALHIVLVIVGVILLDVGLQAAHVSNQARNYALLPHARTRLNTIYMTAFFGGGTLGSILGNIAWNQFQWTGVCVTGLTMALLSWLAITKTSHL comes from the coding sequence ATGGAACAATCGGTTAAGGCAACAGCACAGGCACAGCTCGATTCAACAGATGGAATCCTTTCACAAGCTGCACTGTCGCGCTTGCGCTGGTTGATGGCTATTGGTTGTGGAGCATCGGTAGCGAATATTTATTATTGTCAGCCTCTGCTGGGCGCATTCAGTCGTTATTTTCGGGTATCAGAAGCGGCTGCCGGCAACATCAATATCTTTACCCAGGTGGGTTATGGATTGGGCATGTTGTTCATCTTACCGCTGGGAGATAAGATTTCCCGGCGCAGCTTGATTTTAGCATTGTTTCTCTTAGCAGCCTGTGTGCTGGGCATTACGGGCTTATCCACGAGTTTGTGGGTACTGGACTTATGCAGCATGGGCATCGGATTATGCAGTGTATCGTGCCATGTGTTGATTCCTTATGGTGCCCATCTTTCACCCGATGCTCAGCGTGGTAAGATGATTGGAAGTTTACTGAGCGGATTGCTGGTGGGTATTCTGGTATCGCGAACGCTGAGTGGATGGGTTGCCCAGTACTTAGGATGGCGATGGGTGTATGAGATAGCGGCTTTGCTGATGCTAATCTTTTATTTGTTGTTATGGTTAACATTACCGGACGAGCAGCCGGCGTTTCAGGGAAGTTATACCCGCTTACTCGTTTCGGTATGGGAACTATGGAAGCAGCAACCTGTGGTCAGGCAGAGTGCATGGATTGGGGCCATGCTGTTCGGGGCGATATCCGCTTTCTGGGCTACCATGGCTTTTTTCCTTGAGGCCCCGCCGTATCATTTACCCCTGTCATGGATCGGGATGTTTGGCCTGGTAGGAGCAGGAGGAGCTATGGCTGCACCTTTAGTGGGGCGTATCACCGATCGTCGAAGTCCTTTGCTCACCATTCGTGTGGGTATCCTGCTGGTGCTGGGTGGTTATCTTACCCTGTTTTTTGCCGCCCTGCATATCGTGCTGGTGATAGTCGGGGTAATCCTGCTCGATGTGGGCCTGCAAGCGGCTCATGTGTCGAATCAGGCACGTAATTATGCGTTGTTGCCTCATGCCCGTACCAGGCTCAATACCATCTATATGACGGCTTTCTTTGGCGGAGGTACGCTGGGCTCTATTCTGGGTAATATCGCCTGGAATCAGTTTCAATGGACAGGTGTTTGTGTAACCGGCCTGACTATGGCTTTGCTTAGCTGGCTGGCTATTACAAAAACATCCCATCTGTGA
- a CDS encoding SusD/RagB family nutrient-binding outer membrane lipoprotein gives MKKILIVTILAAGVLGACTKNISELNNNPKAPENAPGEGLFSNAQKAFTDIMTTPNVNQNIFELIVQFWAETTYPQESQYDLGERNIPQNWWTILYRDVIKDYDQAKVLIRQETALTTEDQKIKANKLAIAEICEVYAYSVVLNTFGNIPYTEALNPDNTTPKFDDAKTVYYALLDSLDASLAQLDPNYESFGSNDLIYGGDVAKWIKFANSLKLDLGLLIADADPAKAKTVVEAAAPNVFQSNSDNAVFQYLSAPPNVNPIWTNLVQSNRNDFVPAKTLIDTMNALNDPRRPFYFTLDPNGNYSGGIPGAGNTYANFSHTSDMTKAPDFPSIWLDDAQVEFDLAEAVERGFNVGGTAQSHYNKAITASIEYWGGTSTDALAYLAQPSVNYLTAPGNWKHKIGIQSWIALYLRGWQAWTQWRKLDYPALQKAANALTDIPVRYTYPINEQTLNKANYDAASQAIGGDDVTTKLFWDKY, from the coding sequence ATGAAAAAGATATTGATTGTAACCATACTTGCAGCAGGTGTTCTGGGGGCATGTACGAAAAATATCTCTGAACTAAATAATAATCCAAAAGCTCCTGAAAACGCACCGGGCGAGGGATTGTTTTCGAATGCCCAGAAAGCTTTCACCGACATCATGACTACACCCAATGTGAACCAGAATATTTTTGAACTCATTGTTCAATTCTGGGCTGAAACCACCTATCCGCAGGAAAGTCAGTACGATTTAGGGGAAAGAAATATTCCCCAGAACTGGTGGACGATTTTATATCGAGATGTGATCAAAGATTATGACCAGGCAAAGGTGCTTATTCGTCAAGAGACAGCACTTACTACAGAAGATCAAAAAATAAAAGCCAATAAGTTGGCTATTGCAGAAATTTGTGAGGTGTATGCTTATTCGGTTGTGTTAAATACTTTCGGAAATATTCCTTATACGGAAGCTTTGAATCCCGACAATACTACACCTAAGTTTGATGATGCCAAGACGGTATATTACGCTTTGCTCGATAGTTTGGATGCATCTCTTGCTCAGTTAGATCCAAACTATGAAAGCTTTGGTAGTAATGATTTAATATATGGTGGAGATGTTGCTAAGTGGATTAAGTTTGCTAATTCCTTAAAACTTGATTTAGGGCTTTTGATTGCCGATGCTGATCCCGCAAAGGCAAAGACTGTTGTGGAAGCCGCTGCTCCCAATGTTTTTCAATCTAATAGTGATAATGCGGTATTTCAATATTTATCAGCTCCGCCCAATGTAAATCCGATCTGGACTAACCTGGTACAGAGCAATCGGAATGATTTTGTGCCGGCAAAGACTCTCATCGATACGATGAATGCGTTAAACGATCCACGTCGTCCATTTTATTTTACGTTAGATCCAAATGGTAACTATTCCGGAGGAATACCTGGTGCAGGAAACACTTATGCTAATTTTTCTCATACTTCCGACATGACGAAAGCGCCTGATTTTCCCAGCATCTGGTTGGATGACGCTCAAGTAGAGTTTGACTTAGCAGAAGCAGTAGAGCGCGGGTTTAATGTAGGAGGAACGGCACAGAGTCATTATAATAAAGCCATTACCGCTTCTATTGAGTACTGGGGCGGAACATCTACAGATGCGCTTGCTTATCTGGCTCAGCCTTCTGTTAATTACCTTACTGCACCGGGTAACTGGAAGCATAAAATCGGTATTCAATCTTGGATTGCACTCTATCTGAGGGGATGGCAGGCATGGACCCAATGGCGTAAACTCGATTATCCGGCTTTGCAAAAAGCTGCGAATGCATTAACAGATATTCCTGTGCGCTATACCTATCCCATCAATGAACAAACCTTGAACAAAGCTAATTACGATGCAGCCTCACAAGCCATTGGAGGCGATGATGTAACTACCAAGCTTTTCTGGGATAAGTATTAA
- a CDS encoding SusC/RagA family TonB-linked outer membrane protein, producing MKKVLLFLTALFFSAVGAFGQQRTITGKVVSQDGSPIPFATVQIKGTASGTTTNQNGSFTLEVPANAVLHISSIGYEAQDVQVGAQNQVVVRLLPTAQNLKEIVVTALGIERNKNELPYAAQQVSGDQVTNTRSDNFLSALSGKVAGLQIKSNNNLGGSTNIVLRGYKSITGNNQALIVIDGVPVDNSNYNSSSERNGFAGYDYGNTGTDINPDDIASINVLKGAAATALYGSRAANGVILITTKKGKKGLGITFNIGGATGSMDKSTWPKYQHEYGAGYFDPDYYTYSDAPPSPDPHFLYEKVNGQYALVVPTTEDASFGAKFDPNLLVYQWDAFDPTSPNFGKPTPWVAAKNDPTTFFETPYSYNTSVFVQGGDDKQTFKLGYTRTGDKGILPNSHLTKDMVDFSSTYNITSRLKATASINYTKENAIGRYGSGYDAYNPATNFREWWEMNVDIKEQKAAYFRTLKNITWNMTDPVGGDIGPIYWDNQYFVRYQNYESDSRNRYFGYLMLNYDPTSWLSLMGRVSLDQYAGLQEERGNVGSVNVPYYSRYNNNFKEFNYDFLANFNKDLSSRLNLKALLGANLRRTYFNSIYASTNGGLVIPGLYALSNSLNPINAPSETDEQIEVGGVFGGITLTYNNFLILDATARQDQSSTLPATKNKYFYPSISGGFIFSQLLKNVTWLSFGKLRLNYAEVGNDAPWAFISDVYDKPTPYGSVALFSVPNRKNNAELKPERTRSYEGGVNLGFLNNRISVDVTYFKTNTINQIINISIPAETGYTSKVINAGNVENKGWEVTLNLIPVKTNSFSWNMDINWARYRNKVISLYSGVQNIQIGAFQGGVSLNATVGQPFGVLKGKDFVYLNGRPVVKSNGYYQITASADNVIGNINPDWTGGISNTFTYKNFRLNFLIDIKQGGDLFSIDQWYGQGTGLYIESVAKNANGKSIRDPVDQGGGYIFPGVTADGKENTKYAAITGLRGFGYNNMPNKAYIFDASYIKLREVNLTYSLPETLVSHMHPFKTIDVSVYGHNLWIIHKNLPYADPEEGPSSGNIQGFQVGSYPTYRMYGFNLKFTF from the coding sequence ATGAAGAAAGTCTTACTCTTTCTCACGGCGCTTTTTTTCAGCGCTGTGGGGGCCTTCGGTCAACAACGCACCATCACTGGAAAAGTGGTCAGTCAGGATGGTTCTCCTATTCCCTTTGCAACGGTACAGATTAAAGGAACTGCTTCAGGTACCACCACCAATCAGAATGGAAGTTTTACGCTTGAAGTACCTGCCAATGCTGTATTGCACATCTCATCCATTGGATATGAAGCGCAGGACGTGCAGGTAGGTGCGCAGAATCAGGTAGTAGTCAGGTTGCTTCCTACTGCACAGAATTTGAAAGAAATTGTTGTAACTGCACTCGGTATTGAAAGAAATAAAAATGAACTTCCTTACGCAGCTCAACAGGTAAGTGGTGATCAAGTGACCAATACACGTAGCGATAATTTTTTGAGCGCTCTTTCCGGGAAGGTGGCCGGGCTGCAAATCAAAAGTAACAACAATTTAGGTGGATCAACCAATATTGTGCTGCGGGGGTATAAATCGATTACCGGTAACAATCAGGCCCTGATCGTTATTGATGGGGTACCTGTTGATAATTCCAATTATAATTCCAGCAGTGAACGAAACGGTTTTGCAGGATATGATTATGGGAATACCGGTACAGATATCAACCCGGATGATATTGCTTCGATTAACGTATTGAAAGGTGCTGCAGCCACTGCATTATACGGCTCGCGTGCTGCCAACGGTGTGATATTGATTACCACTAAAAAAGGTAAAAAGGGGTTAGGTATTACTTTCAACATCGGCGGTGCTACCGGAAGTATGGATAAGAGTACCTGGCCCAAATACCAACATGAATATGGTGCGGGATATTTTGATCCGGATTACTACACTTATTCGGATGCACCACCTTCTCCTGATCCTCATTTCCTGTATGAAAAAGTAAATGGGCAGTATGCGCTGGTCGTTCCCACCACTGAAGATGCTTCGTTCGGAGCAAAATTTGATCCCAATCTACTCGTTTATCAATGGGATGCATTTGATCCTACTTCTCCCAATTTTGGCAAACCTACCCCATGGGTAGCAGCAAAAAATGATCCCACAACCTTTTTTGAAACGCCTTATAGTTATAACACCAGTGTATTTGTGCAAGGTGGTGATGATAAACAAACTTTCAAACTTGGCTATACCCGTACAGGTGATAAAGGGATTCTCCCCAATAGCCACCTCACAAAAGATATGGTAGATTTCTCCAGCACGTATAATATCACTTCCAGGCTGAAAGCTACGGCCAGCATCAATTATACCAAGGAAAATGCAATAGGCCGTTATGGCAGTGGTTACGATGCCTATAACCCGGCCACCAATTTCCGGGAATGGTGGGAAATGAATGTGGATATCAAAGAACAGAAAGCCGCATATTTCCGGACATTGAAGAATATCACCTGGAATATGACTGACCCTGTGGGTGGTGATATCGGCCCCATTTACTGGGATAACCAATATTTTGTGCGGTATCAGAATTATGAAAGTGATAGCAGGAACAGGTATTTTGGTTATTTGATGCTGAATTATGATCCCACCAGCTGGTTATCTTTAATGGGTAGAGTATCACTGGATCAATATGCAGGACTCCAGGAAGAACGGGGAAATGTAGGAAGTGTGAATGTGCCTTATTATAGCCGGTATAACAATAACTTTAAAGAATTTAACTACGACTTTTTAGCGAATTTTAATAAAGATTTGTCTTCCAGGCTGAACTTAAAAGCGCTGTTGGGTGCTAATCTCCGCCGTACTTATTTCAATTCTATTTATGCATCTACCAATGGCGGACTGGTAATACCCGGGTTGTATGCTCTGTCGAATTCATTGAATCCTATTAATGCTCCCAGTGAAACCGATGAGCAGATTGAAGTGGGTGGGGTATTCGGAGGGATTACCCTGACCTACAATAATTTCCTGATCTTAGATGCTACCGCACGTCAGGATCAATCATCCACTCTGCCGGCCACTAAGAACAAATATTTCTATCCTTCCATATCCGGTGGTTTTATTTTCTCTCAATTGTTAAAAAATGTTACCTGGTTAAGCTTCGGAAAATTGCGACTGAATTATGCTGAGGTGGGTAACGATGCTCCCTGGGCCTTTATTTCCGATGTGTATGACAAACCTACACCTTATGGAAGTGTAGCACTGTTCTCAGTGCCCAACAGAAAGAATAATGCTGAATTGAAACCAGAGCGTACCAGAAGCTATGAAGGCGGCGTGAATCTTGGTTTCTTGAATAACCGTATCAGTGTAGACGTGACATATTTCAAAACCAACACCATCAATCAGATCATCAATATTTCCATACCTGCTGAAACCGGATATACCTCTAAGGTTATTAATGCAGGAAATGTAGAAAACAAAGGCTGGGAAGTAACCTTGAATCTGATCCCGGTGAAAACGAATTCCTTCTCATGGAATATGGACATTAACTGGGCCAGATATCGAAATAAAGTGATCAGCCTTTACAGTGGTGTACAGAATATTCAAATCGGTGCTTTTCAAGGTGGCGTGAGTTTGAATGCTACCGTAGGCCAACCCTTTGGCGTGTTGAAAGGAAAAGACTTTGTGTATCTCAACGGACGGCCGGTTGTCAAAAGCAATGGATATTATCAAATCACCGCCAGTGCCGATAATGTTATAGGTAATATTAATCCTGATTGGACCGGAGGCATTAGTAATACTTTTACCTATAAGAATTTCAGGTTGAATTTCTTGATTGATATCAAGCAGGGTGGTGATCTGTTCTCCATTGACCAGTGGTATGGGCAGGGTACAGGTCTGTACATCGAATCTGTTGCCAAAAACGCCAATGGCAAGTCAATTCGTGATCCGGTCGATCAGGGTGGAGGATATATTTTCCCGGGTGTAACTGCCGATGGCAAGGAAAATACAAAATATGCTGCCATAACGGGTTTAAGAGGTTTTGGTTACAACAATATGCCTAATAAAGCATATATCTTTGATGCAAGCTATATTAAACTCAGGGAAGTTAACCTCACTTATTCTTTGCCCGAAACACTGGTTTCACACATGCATCCCTTTAAAACCATCGATGTTTCCGTGTATGGCCATAATCTCTGGATCATTCATAAAAATTTACCTTATGCTGATCCGGAAGAAGGTCCAAGCTCAGGAAATATCCAGGGCTTTCAGGTGGGAAGCTATCCTACTTACAGGATGTATGGCTTTAACCTGAAATTTACGTTCTAA
- a CDS encoding DUF1735 domain-containing protein, whose product MENRKILKYIQPILLITIWTAFAGCLKNNQYYVDLSKVSPSIQLPLAAANLNGVVTFSFNVSNTPDTLPVYVNVASPNPLNTPVTATLGLDTAYLNQYNTNNGTNYELLPDSTYSVTGWDLTVPAGQRLAFTNVIIYTTKINASKSYILPITIVKSSLPIENWNHLLLNIGARNQYDGVYVLTGYASHPTNATLTGPYGPINVDLITSGINSVVMFQQHPWSNSSNSVLPSGYQPNYTIDPNTFQVTVTNQVFGNTVLNSPGYNSHYDPNTRTIYAAWQYNGSGGTRTFIDTLTYISPR is encoded by the coding sequence ATGGAAAACAGGAAGATACTAAAATATATTCAGCCGATTCTCTTAATCACAATATGGACTGCATTTGCTGGATGTTTAAAGAATAATCAATATTATGTTGATTTATCAAAAGTAAGTCCTTCTATTCAGCTTCCTCTGGCCGCTGCCAATTTAAATGGCGTAGTTACGTTTTCTTTTAATGTTTCCAATACACCGGATACTTTGCCTGTATACGTAAATGTAGCTTCGCCAAACCCACTCAATACTCCGGTAACAGCAACTCTGGGACTGGATACTGCTTATTTAAATCAATATAACACCAATAATGGTACAAATTATGAATTACTACCCGACAGTACTTATTCGGTTACAGGATGGGACTTGACAGTACCGGCAGGTCAACGTCTTGCATTTACCAATGTAATCATTTATACCACCAAAATAAATGCAAGCAAAAGTTATATCTTACCCATCACTATCGTAAAATCTTCTTTGCCTATTGAAAACTGGAATCATCTGCTATTGAATATTGGTGCGCGCAATCAATACGATGGGGTATATGTATTAACAGGCTACGCTTCTCATCCTACGAATGCAACTTTAACAGGTCCTTATGGCCCCATAAATGTTGACTTGATTACTTCGGGTATCAACTCTGTAGTAATGTTCCAGCAGCACCCCTGGTCGAATAGTTCGAATTCGGTATTGCCTTCAGGATACCAACCCAACTATACTATTGACCCTAATACCTTTCAAGTTACGGTCACTAATCAAGTTTTTGGCAATACAGTATTAAATTCTCCAGGCTATAATAGCCATTATGATCCTAACACACGTACCATATATGCAGCCTGGCAATATAATGGCAGCGGTGGTACTCGTACATTTATTGATACATTGACTTATATCAGCCCTCGTTAG